In Odocoileus virginianus isolate 20LAN1187 ecotype Illinois chromosome 12, Ovbor_1.2, whole genome shotgun sequence, the DNA window CTGAGGGCAGAgcagatttgaacccaggattTCCTGATCCTTGAGCTCAGATCCTTTCCATGGCTACACTGTAGGGCTTCACAGACCCTTTGACTCTGTTAGACGATGCCTAGAGATTTGACAATTTTAATTTCACCATAACATGCAAAAACCCAGCTCTAGTAATATgatcctgtttttgttttcatgaaaCTGCAGGATGTTAAAGCATTTGTTTTATccaacttgctcaaggtcatacagGCTGTGAGGGATGGGAACAAAATATGAATCCAGTCTACCCACACCAGAGTCTCTGTTTATCCTCTAAGTAGGGGTTCTTAATTTGGAGCACAGGACTCTTAGGGGGTCTCTGGGTGCACTTTACAAGACCTTCTTCCTCTCTCATTGTGTGCTTAAACTGTGTGTGCTGAGAAgctgtattaatattttatttgaggaAAGGATTCAGaggtttcattatattttttttttcttttttcattatatttttaaaggaacctaTGGTCAAGaagtttactttcattttatcttatgtatctattttttaggattttatttatttttaattggctgcgctgggtcttagttgccacatgccAGATCTAGCTCCCTGAGGAGGGATGGCACCTgagccccctgtattgggagggtggagtcttaaccactggaccataaaggaagtcTCTCTTAGGCATCtatttcttaacttttatttttaaaactgtttttagattagtagaaggagaagaaaaaagaagggtaGGAAAGAATTGCAGAGATAAAGTATAAGAGATGTCAATTGTTTCCCGttgctattcattcatttattcattcaacatatttGTGTTGAGCACCTGTTACTTGCCAGGCACGATCCCAGAGTTTGGGGATGTTGCAGTGGCAAAATCTTTTGTTTCCTCTGATAGATTATAAGCTGTGTGATGCCTACAAGATAATAATGATGACAATTATTATGTCCTGGTGTTTTGGGAAAAAATAGCGCAGAATCAGAGGATGtggaggagaggaaaaagcaTTTTAGATAGGGGATTTGTGCTCGGAACCTCTGTTGATGCGCACGGATTCCAACGAAGGGAGCGACCCTCAGTGCCAGGGTGTCCTTCCACAAACCTTTTTTTCCATGCGCTTAACTTCACCTCGATGCTGACCTTAGGAACCAGATAATGCACACCGGAGCGCTGAGCGCATGCTCCCTCTGGCTCCCGAGCTTTCAGGCTACAATGCGCAGCCTCCGCGGAAAAGGTACCGCCCAATAGGAACTTCCTTTTAAGATTGTggtcccacccaccccaccagccAACTTTCTATTTCCGCTTCCGGCGCTGCGGGGGAACCCAGGTTGAAGATGGCCGCGGCAGCTGGATCTCGGGTTTCTGGCCTGTTGGGTAGTTCCCGGCTGCAGCTGAGTCGGTCTATGTCCAGTGGCGCCCACGGCGAAGAGGGCTCAGGTACTGGGACCGGGGTCGCGGGACGGGCCTCAGGTCTGCTGAAGAGAACAGCGGCGGGACTTTGACCTTGGCTTGAGCACttgggggagggagatgagacGCGGGTGGCTCCCTGAGCGGTCGTACCCCCCTCCGCAGCTCGCATGTGGAAGGCCCTCACCTACTTTGTGGCGCTCCCCGGGGTGGGAGTGAGCATGCTGAATGTCTTCCTGAAGTCGCACCACGGAGAGGAGGAGAGACCCGAGTTCGTGGCCTACCCGCATCTCCGCATCAGGTCCAAGGTACCCCTTGCAGTCTCTTCAAGTGTCTGTTCATCTTTCCCCAAATGCCCTAGTCCAAGCTCTTAATTCTCTAAAACTGTGGGTGCCGGGCTTGTACAGTttgtcatttaatcctcccaaacacatttttattttctccggTCAggcctgagttttcttttttaaggtcaTACAACAAGTGCTCTTCGGTTTCTTTGAGTCATCCCACCGTTTACCTTCTGATACTGTTAACGGTTGTCAGTTGTACAAAACTTGGAGGTTTGTGAAATTCCCTTAAGCTGGCAGAGTCGGAAGGCGGTGCACGTCTCTAAAACCTGGGCATCTAACAGCTGCTAGCTGCATAATGAAGAGATTGACAGCTTCTGATCTTCACCTCTATGCCAGTTACCACCGCAACTGTGTCATTCTTTGACTCTTGATGTAGATATTTAACTACTGTCTCACTTAGCCCGAGGGGAAAATTAAGCTGGATTCTTAAATTCAAAAAGAATTGATGAGTCTCAGCGCCACTGCCACCGTTGTACAATAGAGTTAGAAGGCATAC includes these proteins:
- the COX6A1 gene encoding cytochrome c oxidase subunit 6A1, mitochondrial yields the protein MAAAAGSRVSGLLGSSRLQLSRSMSSGAHGEEGSARMWKALTYFVALPGVGVSMLNVFLKSHHGEEERPEFVAYPHLRIRSKPFPWGDGNHTLFHNPHVNPLPTGYEDE